From Zingiber officinale cultivar Zhangliang chromosome 5B, Zo_v1.1, whole genome shotgun sequence, the proteins below share one genomic window:
- the LOC121987467 gene encoding dCTP pyrophosphatase 1-like, with the protein MAEGGSVTLEELRKKLEDFGRVRNWEQHHTPRNLVLALVGEVGELAEIFQWKGEVARGIPDWEEEEKQHLGEELSDVLLYLVRLSDMCGVDLGKAALRKIKLNGIKYPAPVSDVENHEGSNSGVKEEQL; encoded by the exons ATGGCGGAAGGGGGAAGTGTAACCCTGGAGGAGTTAAGGAAGAAATTGGAAGATTTTGGGAGGGTGAGAAACTGGGAACAACACCACACACCGAGAAATCTCGTCCTCGCTTTG GTTGGGGAGGTTGGAGAGCTGGCAGAGATCTTTCAATGGAAAGGTGAGGTGGCGAGGGGAATCCCAGActgggaggaagaggagaagcagCACCTGGGGGAGGAGCTCTCCGATGTGCTGCTCTACCTCGTGAGGTTATCAGACATGTGTGGAGTGGACCTGGGCAAAGCTGCCCTCAGGAAGATCAAACTCAATGGCATCAAGTACCCTGCTCCCGTTAGCGATGTCGAAAACCATGAGGGTTCCAACAGCGGAGTGAAGGAGGAGCAGCTCTGA